A window from Drosophila kikkawai strain 14028-0561.14 chromosome 2L, DkikHiC1v2, whole genome shotgun sequence encodes these proteins:
- the LOC108077311 gene encoding BOS complex subunit NCLN: protein MNEADSFAEIFRGGLPHCLLIVLSMLLICSPVMPSEFEVISMSKFDLNGQHFGSRVPSISLEARSLYSWNTSRHCVLTRLTDLSIHDFDKLRQNAGGIILMLPSNMLDLDVEARELITILEQSMLTYTAVAPIFFAPYNKDLEKIIDDITYTTTDNVAQNQTALSQLIVTVSANRYHVNVGGGSIVANKNSKVPIIHGELIPNQLALKPSETVGDGQKLPVILITANLKTFGIYNDYPANADAAVLLVLMELFSKMHYTTSMAPKYRLRFLLSDAGVLLNFQGSKKWLEIDDNALQNVEFVLCLDTITESLSLGADNALYMHVSKPPKEKTSISNFFKLLKAAAEKYTNGLTVEGVHKKINLADTKLAWEHERFSIKRYPSFTLSSVKSPRSPIRTTIFKNDERLFVEHTLNTSRVIAEALASYMYKVDPISSVFDGQLAIKEENLLPYFGVKSILHNNDVKDAFEKYLNNVKIIYDKPDGRDPEFMFYNENDVKLNVYRVKPAIFDLFLTMVIGVYLLAVFLAIQYFPRFYDEVSKLTKEEPAGQQNGHSSERLRMKSH from the exons ATGAATGAAGCAGACAGTTTTGCTGAGATATTCAGAGGCGGCCTCCCTCACTGCCTCCTCATAGTTTTATCCATGTTGTTAATTTGCTCACCGGTAATGCCCAGCGAATTCGAGGTTATTTCCATGTCCAAATTTGATCTAAATGGACAACATTTTG GCAGCCGCGTTCCCTCAATTTCTTTGGAGGCAAGATCCCTGTATTCATGGAATACCTCTAGGCACTGCGTCCTAACTCG aTTAACCGACCTGTCTATCCACGACTTTGACAAGCTACGGCAAAATGCGGGCGGTATTATCCTTATGCTGCCTTCCAATATGCTAGACCTGGACGTTGAAGCCAGAGAACTGATTACCATCTTGGAGCAGTCGATGCTCACATATACAGCTGTGGCACCCATCTTTTTCGCTCCCTACAACAAGGATTTGGAGAAAATCATCGACGATATCACGTACACGACAACGGATAATGTGGCCCAGAATCAGACGGCGCTAAGTCAATTGATTGTGACGGTGTCGGCCAATCGATACCATGTCAATGTCGGCGGTGGCAGCATTGTGGCCAACAAGAACAGCAAAGTTCCTATCATCCACGGCGAGCTCATACCGAATCAATTGGCGCTAAAGCCCAGCGAAACAGTGGGCGATGGCCAGAAGCTACCCGTCATTCTTATAACAGCTAACCTGAAAACGTTTGGCATATACAAT GACTATCCAGCGAATGCCGATGCTGCTGTTTTGCTTGTACTCATGGAGCTTTTCAGCAAGATGCATTATACCACCAGTATGGCTCCCAAGTATCGTCTCCGATTCCTGCTCTCCGATGCCGGCGTTCTACTTAACTTCCAAGGCTCCAAGAAATGGCTCGAAATAGACGACAATGCGCTTCAG AATGTCGAATTTGTGCTTTGCTTGGATACCATCACGGAGAGCCTATCTCTTGGCGCAGACAACGCGCTCTATATGCACGTCTCGAAGCCACCAAAAGAGAAAACCTCCATTAGCAACTTCTTTAAGCTGTTGAAGGCGGCTGCTGAGAAGTATACTAACGGCCTGACGGTTGAGGGCGTGCACAAGAAGATCAACCTGGCAGACACAAAGCTGGCGTGGGAGCACGAACGCTTTAGCATTAAGCGTTATCCTTCCTTCACGCTGTCGTCGGTGAAGAGTCCGAGGAGCCCCATACGGACAACCATCTTTAAAAACGATGAGAGGCTCTTTGTGGAGCACACTCTGAACACATCGCGAGTTATAGCGGAGGCTCTGGCCAGCTACATGTACAAAGTGGATCCGATTTCCAGCGTTTTCGATGGGCAATTG GCCATCAAGGAGGAGAATCTTTTGCCATATTTTGGAGTCAAGTCCATATTGCATAATAACGATGTTAAGGATGCTTTCGAGAAGTACCTCAACAATGTCAAGATAATATACGATAAGCCCGACGGTCGAGATCCGGAGTTTATGTTCTACAATGAGAACGACGTGAAGCTGAATGTTTACCGAGTTAAGCCGGCGATCTTTGATCTCTTCCTAACCATGGTAATTGGCGTCTATCTGCTGGCCGTATTCCTCGCCATCCAATACTTTCCCCGATTTTACGATGAGGTATCCAAGCTTACCAAAGAAGAGCCCGCGGGACAGCAAAACGGGCACTCTTCTGAGCGACTGAGGATGAAGTCGCACTAG
- the LOC108076891 gene encoding uncharacterized protein DDB_G0290587, with translation MSLHKRNPSHISIYDYPEHLNPFYEDDNHKRLRFWKFSKKKNDNGKHSLSIGNLQELWKSYSFRKKKSSTLGINKTSESPPTLRRDLNDNSYMNSRIFRGDRHTSLQNIDTRRESDSNGMFFHRNVGYRSTTQFSGYSMPHHQNIRSSQTSLSTNPFESDAGSSCPSSPMSTRKQYRKKRRAPPPPKRSTIPDYLATKDIESLASEIEEFVNNRNESTINPPVEKEVVVEKLSVIVPVSDIEPNPSTSKAPQQSNESAKRTDTEQEKVSVVTVTRSNPRMSTTPPPPPPCIASVHLKQSLESDLERQPLPPVPVTVLPEPLKSANPSNSSTSTTPPPHPQCIASVHVKQTTESKTLSTDRKPNEAKESNQLDRNSVSIRDSNSRKETLVINGISKEASEPSQTRIVNQSLTVTESRSQIEPNKPSNGVFQPEEQAQNGEESIIQERKTNSFGTVKQISQIFEENISSSSSLVKENPKASSPKPENLNISNASPPTSLPAATEVLQIKEDFELENPTGISSRYNHNGSRATTSAEWEREEAMPTPRMRKKKSIKEVLESISRNQKILNESAAKGTKVYLTPTYAENRYNYPNELNNVSLRSSKEVTSANISVGSTPEANEQQLATKNNLFISKINKVKGPYRESSPTSSNLDWNPVPKPNRAHHSANSNFNNNGTL, from the exons ATGAGTTTGCACAAACGGAATCCTAGTCACATCTCAATTTACGACTATCCCGAACACCTGAATCCCTTCTACGAGGATGACAATCACAAGCGACTCCGATTCTGGAAGTTTAGCAAAAAGAAGAATGATAATGGCAAGCATAGTTTGTCAATTGGAAATCTCCAGGAATTATG GAAATCGTACTCGTTTCGTAAAAAGAAGTCTTCCACATtgggaataaataaaacctcAGAAAGCCCGCCGACACTCAGACGTGATTTAAATGACAA TTCGTATATGAATTCCAGAATCTTTAGAGGAGACCGCCACACATCATTGCAAAACATTGATACGCGGAGAGAG TCGGATTCGAATGGAATGTTTTTCCATCGAAATGTGGGATACCGAAGCACAACACAGTTTTCGGGATACTCCATGCCGCATCATCAGAATATAAG ATCCTCGCAAACTAGTCTGAGCACAAACCCCTTCGAATCGGATGCCGGCTCATCGTGTCCCAGTTCCCCCATGAGCACCAGGAAGCAGTATCGCAAGAAGAGGAGAGCTCCGCCGCCACCAAAGAGATCAACG ATACCGGACTACCTAGCTACCAAAGACATTGAGTCACTTGCCTCTGAAATTGAAGAGTTTGTCAACAACAGAAACGAATCTACAATAAATCCACCAGTTGAAAAGGAAGTAGTTGTTGAGAAGCTATCAGTAATTGTGCCCGTATCTGATATCGAACCTAACCCCAGCACGTCCAAAGCACCGCAGCAATCTAATGAATCTGCCAAACGCACAGACACTGAACAAGAAAAGGTGTCCGTTGTTACGGTCACCAGGTCCAACCCCCGCATGTCCACCactccaccaccaccgccacccTGTATTGCCAGCGTGCACTTGAAGCAGTCCCTTGAGTCGGATCTTGAGAGGCAACCACTACCACCAGTCCCAGTCACAGTCCTCCCTGAGCCACTGAAGTCTGCTAACCCATCTAACTCCAGCACGTCCACCACACCGCCCCCTCATCCGCAGTGCATTGCCAGTGTCCATGTAAAGCAAACCACTGAATCCAAAACTCTAAGCACCGATCGCAAGCCAAATGAGGCCAAAGAAAGCAACCAACTTGATAGAAACAGTGTCTCAATTCGCGACTCTAATAGCCGAAAAGAGACTTTAGTAATTAATGGCATTTCAAAGGAGGCTTCCGAGCCAAGTCAGACAAGAATTGTAAATCAATCACTAACCGTAACTGAATCTAGAAGCCAAATTGAGCCTAACAAGCCCTCCAATGGAGTTTTTCAGCCCGAGGAACAAGCTCAAAATGGTGAGGAAAGCATCATTCAGGAAAGGAAAACTAATTCCTTTGGAACGGTCAAGCAAATTTCACAGATTTTCGAAGAGAACATTAGCAGTAGCTCGAGTCTTGTCAAAGAAAATCCCAAAGCAAGCTCACCGAAGCCAGAGAACCTTAACATTTCAAATGCTTCCCCTCCAACGAGCTTACCGGCGGCCACTGAAGTTCTGCAGATAAAAGAAGATTTTGAGTTGGAAAATCCGACTGGAATTTCCAGCCGATATAACCATAATGGCAGCAGAGCTACAACCTCGGCGGAATGGGAAAGGGAAGAAGCAATGCCCACACCGCGGATGCGGAAGAAGAAGTCCATCAAGGAAGTCCTCGAATCCATTAGTCGCAATCAGAAGATCCTAAACGAGAGTGCAGCCAAGGGCACAAAGGTGTACTTAACACCAACGTACGCTGAAAATAGGTACAACTATCCCAATGAGTTGAACAACGTCAGTCTGCGATCCTCCAAGGAGGTGACATCTGCTAACATTTCGGTTGGCAGCACTCCGGAGGCCAATGAACAACAACTAGCcaccaaaaataatttgtttataagcaaaataaacaaagtcaAGGGCCCGTATAGAGAGTCATCGCCCACGTCATCGAACTTGGATTGGAATCCGGTACCAAAGCCGAACCGAGCCCATCATTCAGCCAACTCTAATTTCAACAACAATGGCACGTTATAA
- the Usp14 gene encoding ubiquitin carboxyl-terminal hydrolase 14 translates to MPAFKVKVKWGRELYNDIDVNTDEEPILFKAQLFALTGVQPDRQKVMCKGGILKDDQWNLQIKDGAVVLLLGSKESVPEVPTTQVKFIEDMNEVEQATAMRLPAGLTNLGNTCYMNATVQCLNAVPELRTALTTFSNDGTDTMSTAFSISSAMKSIFAQMEKGTTVTPIVLLQALHRASPQFAQTGENGTYRQQDANECWAEILKMLQQKLRATSQDPPNAVQKRYNSFIDQYFGGSFEVKMSSEEVPDEPPTVTTENFLQLSCFISMDVKYMQSGLKSKMRETLVKKSETLGRDAQYIRTYLISRLPAYLTVQFVRFQYKGKEGINAKVLKDIKFPMEFDAYELCTPELQNKLCPMRSKFKDLEDKKMEVDVVKPNEAKEEEKEKQYEQFWFDDDLGSNNSGYYTLQAVLTHKGRSSSSGHYVAWVRSSGDVWFKFDDDEVSSVATEEILRLSGGGDWHCAYVLLYAPRRLEKL, encoded by the exons ATGCCCGCATTCAAAG TTAAGGTTAAGTGGGGCCGGGAGCTCTACAATGATATTGATGTAAACACCGACGAGGAGCCAATCTTGTTCAAAGCGCAGTTGTTTGCGCTTACTGGAGTTCAACCGGATCGGCAGAAAGTAATGTGTAAGGGTGGCATACTTAAGGATGATCAGTGGAATTTGCAAATCAAGGAT GGAGCTGTCGTATTGTTGCTGGGCAGCAAAGAGAGTGTGCCAGAAGTGCCTACAACACAAGTTAAATTCATCGAGGACATGAACGAAGTGGAACAAGCAACAGCG ATGCGCCTACCGGCCGGGCTAACGAATCTCGGCAATACTTGCTACATGAACGCCACGGTTCAATGCTTGAATGCAGTGCCCGAGCTTCGGACTGCCCTGACCACCTTTAGCAATGATGGCACTGACACCATGTCGACAGCATTCTCCATATCGTCCGCCATGAAATCCATATTTGCTCAAATGGAGAAGGGCACAACGGTCACTCCAATTGTTCTGCTGCAGGCGTTACACCGTGCATCGCCGCAGTTTGCGCAGACCGGCGAGAACGGTACGTACCGGCAACAGGATGCTAATGAATGCTGGGCGGAAATTCTGAAAATGTTGCAGCAAAAACTGCGGGCCACAAGCCAAGACCCACCGAATGCAGTCCAAAAGAGATACAA CTCCTTCATTGATCAATACTTTGGCGGCAGTTTTGAAGTAAAGATGAGTTCTGAAGAGGTTCCCGATGAACCCCCCACCGTAACAACGGAGAACTTCTTGCAATTGAGTTGCTTTATATCCATGGATGTTAAGTACATGCAAAGCGGTCTGAAATCC aaaatgcGCGAGACATTGGTCAAGAAATCGGAAACTCTGGGACGCGACGCACAGTACATAAGAACT TATTTGATTAGCCGACTTCCAGCTTATCTCACCGTTCAATTTGTCCGCTTTCAATATAAGGGCAAGGAGGGTATTAATGCTAAAGTGCTAAAGGATATTAAATTCCCCATGGAGTTCGATGCCTACGAGCTGTGCACTCCCGAATTGCAAAACAAGCTGTGCCCAATGCGCTCGaaattcaaggatctcgaagaCAAAAAAATGGAAGTGGACGTTGTCAAGCCCAATGAAgcaaaggaggaggagaaggagaagcagTATGAGCAATTTTGGTTCGATGATGACCTGGGAAGCAACAATTCTGGCTACTACACACTGCAAGCCGTTCTGACACACAAGGGTCGCTCAAGCTCCTCTGGACACTATGTGGCTTGGGTGCGTTCCAGTGGCGATGTGTGGTTTAAGTTTGACGACGATGAGGTCTCGTCCGTGGCAACCGAGGAGATCCTACGCTTGTCCGGCGGCGGAGACTGGCACTGCGCCTATGTCCTTCTGTATGCGCCCAGACGCTTGGAAAAGCTATAA